CAAATCGCCGCCTATGTGCAAAGCGGCGAACCGCTCGACAAGGCCGGCGCATACGGCATCCAGGGCGCGGGCGGCGTGTTCGTGCGCGAACTGCGCGGCAGTTTCAGCGGCGTGATGGGGCTGCCGGTGTACGAAACCTGCGAACTGCTGCGCCAGGCGGGCTGCGCCGTGCCGCCGTTCGGATAGGGTAGAGGCCGTCTGAAACCCTCTGTCCGTTATTCCCGCGCAGGCAGCGGGTAGGTTGGGTGGCAAACCCGACATCGGCCGGTTGCACAGATGTTGGGTCTCGACCCAACCTACCTTGGCTAAGCGGCAGAGGCCGTCTGAAAACCTGTTTGGCGGTTTTCAGACGGCCTCTCAACCTTGCGCCTGCCCAAACGCAAACGCCCATCCAAAACCGTGTGCCTCGCCTCGGGGCTGACACACCATGCCTAAGCAGCAGAGGCCGTCTGAAAACGGGGCGGATACGGAAAAGCCCGCAGCGTGTGCGGGCTTTTCCTTCGTTCGGGGACGCTTGCGGCTTACACGCCGCCGTCGCGCAGCAGGCGGCGGATGGCGGAGAGCTGGCGGCGGCTGACGGGGAGGATTTCTTCCACGTCCAACACTTTCGCGCCCCAGCTCGCGCTGCCTTCGTCTTCGTCGTCGTCCAGGCGGATGAGGCTGTCGAGGGTGTGGCGCATCACCAGGGCGTTGCGGTGCACGCGGATGACTTTGTCGCCCAAGAGCTCTTCCCAGTGCACCAGCGTTTTGGGCAGTTCGTAGCGCGAGCCGTCGCCGGTGATGAGGAAGACGGTTTTCTGGTCGGCCTGCAAGTAGCGCGCCTGCTGCCAGGGGATTTCCACCATGCGTTCGCGGTTGAACACTTGGAAATTTTTGAATTCGTCTTCGGATTCTTCGATGTTGCTCTGCACGCGGGCGAGGGCGGCCTGCAAGCGGGCGATTTTGATCGGTTTGAGCAGGTAGTCTTCCGCCGCCAGCTCGAAGGCGCGCAGGGCGTGTTCTTCGTAGGCGGTGGTGAAGATGACGTGCGGCTGCTTTTTGGCGATGCGTTTGATGCGTTCGACAAAGTCCAGGCCGTTGATTTCCGGCATGTTGATGTCGGTGAACACGATGTCGGTTTCGTGCACGCTGAGCCATTCCAGCGCGGGCCGGGCATGGGCGAAGGTTTTGAGCAGGACGACGCCGCATTCGTCCAGAAGGACGCGCAGGCGTTCGGCGGCGAGGATTTCGTCTTCTACAATGATGGCACTGGGCATGGCTCTCTACCGTTGGTTTACAGAATCAAACAAAGGCCGCAATCGTAGCGGGTTAGGCCGCCGCTGGCAACCGCAAAGCGCATCCGCGGCCGCCTTGATGGGCTTTTTCAGACGGCCTACAATCGCCGTTTTCCCCGTCTTTAAACGTTTTTACACAGGAGCTGCCCGATGAAGTACCGTTTCGCCACCGAGGCCATCCACACGGCCTACAACCCCGACGAGCACAACCGCGCCATCATGCCGCCGGTTTACCAAAATTCGATGTTTGCCATGAAGGGCATCGGCGAGCAGATTCCCTTCCGCTATGCCCGCTTGTCCAACCCGACGCGCAAGGTGCTGGAAGACACGGTGGCCGCGCTGGAAAACGGCACGGCGGGCTTCGCCTTCGGCAGCGGCATGGCGGGCATCGACTGCGTGTTCCGCACCTTCCTGCGCCCGGGCGACACGATTGTCGCGGTGAGCGACATCTACGGCGGCAGCTACGATTTGCTCACCGAAGTGTACGCGGCCTGGGGCGTGAACGTGGTGTTTGCCGACCTCTCCGATCCGGCCAATCTGGATAAGGCATTGGCGGAAAACAAAAACGTGAAACTCGTTTGGCTGGAAACGCCGTCCAACCCGCTGCTGCGGCTGGTGGACATCGCCGTTCTGGCGGCCAAAGCCAAAGCCGCCGGCGCGCTGGTGGGCATCGACAACACCTTCGCCACGCCCTATCTGCAACAGCCGCTGGATATGGGCTGCGACATCGTGTTCCACTCGGCCACCAAATACCTGTGCGGCCACTCCGACGTGCTGATGGGTGTGGTGGCGGTGAAAGACGCCAAACTCGCCCGCGCCCTGCACACCATGCTGGTGAACACCGGCGGCGTGGCCGGCCCGGCCGACTGCGCCCTCGTGCTGCGCGGCATCAAAACCCTCGCCCTGCGCATGGAGCGGCACTGCGCCAACGCGCTCTCCATTGCCCGCCGCCTCGAAGCGCATCCCGCCATTGAAAAAGTGTTCTACCCCGGCCTGCCCTCGCACGAGCATCACGACTTGGCGCAGCGGCAGATGCCCGAAGGCTGCGGCGGCGTGGTAACGGTTTACCTGAAAAACGACAGCCGCGAAGCCGCCGACAGCGTCATCCGCA
The window above is part of the Neisseria bacilliformis genome. Proteins encoded here:
- a CDS encoding LytR/AlgR family response regulator transcription factor, with product MPSAIIVEDEILAAERLRVLLDECGVVLLKTFAHARPALEWLSVHETDIVFTDINMPEINGLDFVERIKRIAKKQPHVIFTTAYEEHALRAFELAAEDYLLKPIKIARLQAALARVQSNIEESEDEFKNFQVFNRERMVEIPWQQARYLQADQKTVFLITGDGSRYELPKTLVHWEELLGDKVIRVHRNALVMRHTLDSLIRLDDDEDEGSASWGAKVLDVEEILPVSRRQLSAIRRLLRDGGV
- a CDS encoding trans-sulfuration enzyme family protein is translated as MKYRFATEAIHTAYNPDEHNRAIMPPVYQNSMFAMKGIGEQIPFRYARLSNPTRKVLEDTVAALENGTAGFAFGSGMAGIDCVFRTFLRPGDTIVAVSDIYGGSYDLLTEVYAAWGVNVVFADLSDPANLDKALAENKNVKLVWLETPSNPLLRLVDIAVLAAKAKAAGALVGIDNTFATPYLQQPLDMGCDIVFHSATKYLCGHSDVLMGVVAVKDAKLARALHTMLVNTGGVAGPADCALVLRGIKTLALRMERHCANALSIARRLEAHPAIEKVFYPGLPSHEHHDLAQRQMPEGCGGVVTVYLKNDSREAADSVIRNMKLVTMASSLGGVESLVNHCYTQSHSGVPPEVKAELGIRPGLLRFSIGIEDADDIWADISAALDTTL